The Halorussus vallis DNA window CAGTTTGCGCTCGCCGAGCGGGTACTCCAGAATCGGCTCCTCGCGGGGTTCGTAGGTGATGTACGACGAGCAGTTGCCCCCGAGGGTGGGGACCGGGTCCTTCGGGTCGAACTCGTAGGTGGTCGACGAGTCGTCCGCGTCGGGTTTCTCGGTCGAGAGCGTCCCGTCGCCGTGGGCGTAGAACGTCGTGAACTCCGTTCCCGGCAGGGGCCAGTCGTCGCCTTCGGCCCACTCGCCGCCGTGGAAGAGGCGGCCGCCGCGACTCCGGCCGCCGGCTTCTCGACCCTCGCCGCCGGTGCCCATCCGGAAGTACTGGACCGTCGGCTGGTCGCTCCAGGTGTCCTCGCCCTTGAGGTAGTGGTCGAAGAAGCGCAGGCGCGTCTCCTGGTAGTCTCGCAGGGCCTGCTCGCCGAACTCGAGTTCGCCGGAGTAGGACTTGTTCCACGAGGGGAGCGGGTAGGTGTTCCAGCCGTGGGTCCACGGCCCCATCAGCAGGAAGTGGTCGCTCTCCTTCCGGTCGGCCAGCGCCTCGAAGTTGTCGCAGGTGGCCTTGGTGTACGAGTCGTACCACGCCCCGGCGTACACCGTGGGAACGTCGGCGCTCTCGTCGTAGTACCGCTCGAAGTTGACGCCCGGCGACTGCCAGAGGTCGTCGTCGGCCTCGCCGCGCTCCATGATGTCGAACGCCCACTCCTCGTAGTTCGGAATGTGACGCAGCGGCGACTGGCCGCGCTTGAGCGGGCCGTCGGCCAGCACTTCGCGCACGTCGACGTTGGCGAGTCGCTGCTGAATCTCGGGGTTGTCCAGCGCGCGCTTCGCGAACCCGCCGCCGAGGGTGAACGCCCAGGCGAGCCACCGCAGTTCGAACGCGCCGTTGTGCCGGAAGGTGGCCTTCCGGCCGTTGGCGGCGCCCTGGTTGACGAACATCGCTTCGAGGTGCGGCGGGTCCTGGGTCGCGAGCGCCGACTGGACCCACGCGCCGTAGGAGGTCCCGATGGTGCCGACCTGGCCGTCGCAGTACACCCGCTCCGCGAGCCATTCGACGGTGTCGTAGCCGTCCTCGGCCTCGTTGACGAAGATGTAGTAGTCGCCCTCGCTCTCGAAGCGCCCTCTACAGTCCTGGATGGCGACGACGTAGCCGCGC harbors:
- a CDS encoding CocE/NonD family hydrolase → MASDPRYGVHAELNVMVEMRDGTKLATDVYRPADPDTGEPVDDPKPALLDRTPYNKRGRMERHGEWFAERGYVVAIQDCRGRFESEGDYYIFVNEAEDGYDTVEWLAERVYCDGQVGTIGTSYGAWVQSALATQDPPHLEAMFVNQGAANGRKATFRHNGAFELRWLAWAFTLGGGFAKRALDNPEIQQRLANVDVREVLADGPLKRGQSPLRHIPNYEEWAFDIMERGEADDDLWQSPGVNFERYYDESADVPTVYAGAWYDSYTKATCDNFEALADRKESDHFLLMGPWTHGWNTYPLPSWNKSYSGELEFGEQALRDYQETRLRFFDHYLKGEDTWSDQPTVQYFRMGTGGEGREAGGRSRGGRLFHGGEWAEGDDWPLPGTEFTTFYAHGDGTLSTEKPDADDSSTTYEFDPKDPVPTLGGNCSSYITYEPREEPILEYPLGERKLLDMTGRGGYDQRTREDTYFAEAPYRPLEERDDVLVFRTPPLKEAVEIAGPIRVSVFGSTDAKDTDFTAKLIDEYPPSADFEDGFALNLCDSICRARYRGYRETADFVEPGEVYEFEMEPYPTANVFKPGHRIRLDVSSSNFPRFDVNHNTGGPLYGDREYEVATNTVYHEAAHPTHIELPLRPRE